Genomic segment of Saccharomycodes ludwigii strain NBRC 1722 chromosome VI, whole genome shotgun sequence:
tactttttttttttttgatggcGCCAAACAACACAAGCAAATATGACCCGTTCCATATTACCCGGTTCTTATACAGCTACACTGCCATTGGACAGATCTGTAATCTTTGAAAGCTCATTGAATCCTGACAAAACGGCGTACTCGACAAAATTACAAtttatatctatttatCATCTATACACCATCAGCAATTAAAGatatcttatttttaacatctAGCAACTTTATTAACCAAAACCAGTCATTTAACTCATCTATTTCCTGTTGTTCTTTAACCAGTTGGTTTAGTATCCAATAACTCTCTTTGTCCAGCATAATATGTGCCTTTATTGGGCTTGCAAATCCAGGTGTCTGTCTAAAATCAAATCCAGATACTACTTCAATATACTTTATTCTACTACTAGTACCATCAGACACTCCACTAGTTCGATTATTATGTCTCTTAATCACTGAAATAACATTTAAAGAGTTATTCCCCCGTAATATAATCTTTGGTACAATTTCATAACCATCTGGCTTAACTTGTTTGATATCATAAATTTCTACATCCCCATATATGTTTTCATAGTCTTTGATATTGGGTAGTGTGGGCAATTTGGGTGTTGGTATAGTTTGTCCAAATGAATACAACTTTCGCAAATCTATCTTTAATTGTTGATCAGTATTATGTGATGTCGTGACAGCACAAGTTAGCTTCCTTTTCTTGTAGGCATAAGCGGTTTTTTctctaatatttttatagtaGGTTTTGGTTTTAATGGGTGAGTCAATTTCGCTAGCTTTAACACTTCTTCCTTGAAGTAACCAAGTTTGTAAACTTTTCAATTCAACTAGatcttttttccaatatatGGAAATTTTATTCTGGAAATCCCCAGATTTCGGCACCAGGGGCTTACTGCCCTTTTTAAAACCGTACTTTACAGacttttgataaaaaaggTCACTGGTGAAATTTGGGCTATATTTCAACTCAACAAGTGTTTGAGGCACCGAATAATTCTTTAAtgccaattttttcaacatttCACTTTCTGTATCATCTTCAATATAAAAccaacttatttttttcaaatattttttccaaatacAGTAAGATCTCCAATgcctatttttatttaatttgaaTAAGCTCGGCAAATACCTATAAGTTATATTTTGCAAGTATCTTGGAGATAAATCATACACttcaaaattttgattAATTCCAAGCACGTAATAATGCTTTTGTATTGGGTTTAAACGGGTAAAAGACTCAAATTGGGAAACATATTCGTCTAGTAGATATTTAGCTACCAACCTACTAccgtttttatttccatcaGATAAAGAAACTACTGGATCTATTACATATATTTCCCTATTATCAAGTTTCAATTCTATCCAATAATACGGACTTAATAAATCAGAGTCACATTTATTGGGCACTCTATAATCatgtttgttattaaagACCGGGCTAAGcttgttttcaaattccATCCAATCATGCACTGGTAGAGAATATACAAGTCTCAGTTCCAtgtctttattatttctaaaatctattaattttaacaataaaatgtaaaaaaaaaaaactagcTCATCCCTGGATCCaagcttttttttgacCAAATCTACTATGTTTCTTTCTCGTATGCAATTCCAGTCAGCATTGTCACCATAGTATTGCTTAACATTGAAACTATGGCTGTTAAAATTTTGGCTCCCAACCTTCTTGTTGTTcttatcattaattttgGAGTAGACCTGGGAAtataccattttttttaacctgTAAGGATTTTGTCTTACACcatttgaatttattttaaagttatttcTAAACCAATAGACTAACCCTAATAGTAATGTCcgtattttattctttttagttgtcaatgatattattttattccaGTTACtaaattttgttgaaaTTAGTTTgggtaatatttttttgtacatAACCTTGTGCAATCTAGTATTGTATATTGTATaactaataaattttttttggaagttTATTAAGAGAAATGGTATTTCACAAATATGCAAACCAAAACTTAAATTCaaacaaagttttttgAACACCAATGTGTCCAATCGTTTCTTATCTTTCGATCTGGGTATTGTCCcgatattattgttgggttttaaattaataatgagCTGATCCAATGGTACATCCTCCCATTCAAGATCACTGTCATCTGAAGTGTGTGTGTCACTGTCAATGTCAAGGAAATGATATTCGGTCTCTGATTCATTTGTAGTTTCCATTTTaaaactgtttttttttttttttttttttttttttattaatgcaccttaatagtttttagttttaaaaatataaaaacatcTTTACATCatgtatataatttaaactaaaaaaaaaaaaaaaaaaaaaaaaattaatatgtaattttgatttcaattttccaatttagctagatatatatatatatatatatgtaccAACGTCAAGTGACAAATACCTGatcataaaaatgaaatactTAGGAAATAAGTGGTTAATAActgattttattaattccaaaaatatcattgcTTTTAATAATCTAGTATTTTCCGGTAATAGCCATTCGGTGTTGTCAGAAATTCaaaccaataataaatacaatCCGCATTTCCATTATGGTGACCATCTATTATACTTTAATCCTGTAAATATCGAACAAGATGCAGATGGATATTACTCATATTTATCACcctcaaaaaatttttttagtgaCAAAGAAGATATCATTGGATATTCCGGCTATAAAAGAAGGATGTGGACACAAGGAAAGATTACTTTCCCTCAACCACTGCCATCACAACTGAATTTTGAGATGAATAAAACCTATCAGTGTTTagagaaaataaagtatGTTAAAATTTTGGCAAATAATGCTTTTATCAACATTGAAAGAGAAATATATCCTTGCCTAAATGATTCCAGCTTTAAACCTAGTATACAGAAATTAACTGATGACGAGTATAATTCTTTAAGTACCAAGAATGTAAATAACATGGTGGTTAAAGAAACAAGAATGTTGATGTACACAAATGAACTTTATAACAGCAATTGCAACAACTATACAAATAGGATCTGCGGTACAAACGAAAAGCTTTTGACAAGTCCACAAAGTATCAGAAAATATAGTGAAATAACAAACAATCCACATAGGATACATTTGGACGCTCAATATTGCTGGCTGGAGGAGAAGTTACCCGATGTGATAATGCATGGTCCATTTTCGATACAATTAATACTTCGAAATTTTATTGCTTGCCATcctaatttaaatattaagtCAATCGATTACAAAAACAGAAATCCAATATTTGCAAATGCGAATATATCTTTTGAGATTAAGCCCGTACCTAATCGGTCTAATATTTATCAAagtaatataataaacacTTTGGATAGTCAGATATTAGTAGAGTCTAAAATTCATGTTGAAAAGAATCCTTgtgtataatttttttactgcAATACTCAATTATCTTAGAATATTGCGTTTCCCACGACTTTTTATAAGGTTTATAGTCTACATCCACTATTCTACTttcaattatatttttgtcgCCATTGTAGGCTCTCTTCCATATTATAAAGCACGATACATCCCTTAAAGTCATCAAATGAGGATCGAAAAATGGTAATGCAGCTAATAAGTTTGTTTGTTCTTTGTACACCAATCTGATTACATTGTTGTCGTTTAAAATCAAGTAACTCGTTATATCGGACAAATAATCCGAGGGCAAGttatatttcaataaaattttctttaaaaatgtaattttttctgtagtattattattgttactgttattaGTGGTCATGTTATGAGTATTATCAAATTCAACGACATTGCAGTAGCATATCTGtgttttgatattttttattatattattggcACAGTTTCTGCAAAAGTATGTTGTGTAATCCGTGTTGTTGACCGAGAgtttgttttgaaaatattccCATTTAGGTTTGCATTCCCATAGTATACTCCTTAGAGATACGTGTATCTTGGTGTAATGATCCACTTCTATAGTTTTGTATTCATTTATAGAGGTAATGGTTTTATCAATGTAAAATAGATTGGGTATTTTAAACCCTATGATTTCATCTGAATCTATAAGTATACCTAAATTCGCCAAATATAAGGTAATCCTCTCATAATCACTATTAGGGTTATATTGTGGCTTTATTTTAACTAATTCGTAAAGAATAAATGGTAAATTGGCGGTActgtttttgttgattaTAGACTTTATGAATTGTGTGTTGACAGTTGCTGTATACGTATTATTCTCAGACAACCTGGAAAACCTTTTACTTATTCGTAATAATGATTGAGAATCTGTTTCAAACAAGACATTAGCATTTCCTTGAGTAAAATATTGCAAACCCataaaccttttttttttttttttttttttttttttttttctattaatttattattattgtttttagtgGCTTACTTTTACCAAAGACTAGCTGATGAGTGGGAAGATACAGAAGGTATGATTTGTAGGCaaattaacaataaaagaagTTCAATTAACACccactattaaaaaagatatgtcttttcttttttttttttttttaatgtatatattaaaaaataattaggGCAGTAAACACCAAATAAGGATATTAAAACCGATGTtcgaaaataaaaatattatcaatacaacaatattcatttttgttttatttacgaacaaaaataattttctatttGTTAATTCGAAATGTTTTACACCAATCAAGAATgaaagaagaggaaaataTTCACAATCTTTTCGCAAAATAATTTCGAAgaatgtaaaaaaatttcgctttttttttttcttttttcttttttctttaaacttttattcgaaatttttggaataaatacaatatatatatatgcgtATATCTAAGGCTCAAAAAtcttttggaaaaaaaaaaaatttaaaaataaatcgttttaattaaatatatatgttttttttttcacataCTCAATATGTATAACTTAGTAAAATAGACAAAAGTAAATCAAATTTATCCCCCCCCCTTATTATTGCCCAAAAGATGTCTTCTGAATTGAATGATAAATTGCCtgatatattaaaagatgCTGTTCTTGCTGACTCTGTCCAAGTCCCCGAAGATGCGGTTATAGTCAAAGGTATCGATTATTCCAACTCAAATGCCACAAATATGAGAGCCACAGACTTAGTCAAATCAATGAAAACTATGGGTTTTCAAGCATCTGCTTTGGGTGAGGCATGCGAAATTATTGATCACATGAGAAGATGGAGAGGTAAACATATTGATGATTTAGAAGAACATGACAGAAAGGGCTCTTTTGATGAAAAGGGTTACCAAAAAACTACCATATTTATGGGTTACACTTCTAACTTAATCTCTTCTGGTTTACGTGAAACATTGTGTTATTTggcaaaaaataaaatgattGATGCTTTTGTCACTACTGCAGGTGGTGTCGAGGAAGATTTGATCAAATGCTTGGCACCAACGTATATGGGGGATTTTACCTTAAAGGGTAAGGACTTGCGTGAAAAGGGTTTAAATCGTATTGGTAATATGTTAGTTCCAAATGATAATTATTGTAAGTTTGAAAATTGGATTGTCCCAATTTTGGATAAAATGTTGGAAGAACAAGAGGAATAcgttgaaaaaaatggcaAAGATTGTTTAGATGCCAACCAAGACCCCGATTCTCCAATTTGGACTCCATCTAAAATGATTCGTCGTTTTGGTAAGGAAATTAATGACGAATCGTCTGTTTTGTATTGGTGTtacaaaaatgatattCCAATTTTCTGTCCTGCAATCACTGATGGTTCCATTGGTGATATGTTGTTTTTCCATACCTTTAAAGCTTCTCCAAAACAATTGAGGGTAGATTTAGTCAGTGATATTCGTAAAGTTAACACCATGTCCATGGAAGCTACCAAAGCTGGTATGTTAATCTTGGGTGGTGGTGTAGTCAAGCATCATATTGCTAATGCTTGCTTAATGAGAAATGGTGCTGATTGGGCTGTTTATATTAATACTGCTCAAGAATTTGATGGTTCAGATGCTGGGGCTAGACCAGATGAAGCTATTTCTTGGGGTAAGATTAAAGCTGAAGCTGAAACTGTTAAATTGTACTGTGAGGCTACTGCTGTTTTCCCATTGATTGTTGCTGCTACTTTTGCTAGTGGAAATTGATATctgttataatattaaaaaagataagtGTATGTATATTGTATGTTGTATATatggatatatatatatattaaaaatttttaagagAGATAATATTTACTTGATAA
This window contains:
- the RAD34 gene encoding Rad34p (similar to Saccharomyces cerevisiae YDR314C | RAD34 | Homologous to RAD4) → METTNESETEYHFLDIDSDTHTSDDSDLEWEDVPLDQLIINLKPNNNIGTIPRSKDKKRLDTLVFKKLCLNLSFGLHICEIPFLLINFQKKFISYTIYNTRLHKVMYKKILPKLISTKFSNWNKIISLTTKKNKIRTLLLGLVYWFRNNFKINSNGVRQNPYRLKKMVYSQVYSKINDKNNKKVGSQNFNSHSFNVKQYYGDNADWNCIRERNIVDLVKKKLGSRDELVFFFYILLLKLIDFRNNKDMELRLVYSLPVHDWMEFENKLSPVFNNKHDYRVPNKCDSDLLSPYYWIELKLDNREIYVIDPVVSLSDGNKNGSRLVAKYLLDEYVSQFESFTRLNPIQKHYYVLGINQNFEVYDLSPRYLQNITYRYLPSLFKLNKNRHWRSYCIWKKYLKKISWFYIEDDTESEMLKKLALKNYSVPQTLVELKYSPNFTSDLFYQKSVKYGFKKGSKPLVPKSGDFQNKISIYWKKDLVELKSLQTWLLQGRSVKASEIDSPIKTKTYYKNIREKTAYAYKKRKLTCAVTTSHNTDQQLKIDLRKLYSFGQTIPTPKLPTLPNIKDYENIYGDVEIYDIKQVKPDGYEIVPKIILRGNNSLNVISVIKRHNNRTSGVSDGTSSRIKYIEVVSGFDFRQTPGFASPIKAHIMLDKESYWILNQLVKEQQEIDELNDWFWLIKLLDVKNKISLIADGV
- the HTD2 gene encoding hydroxyacyl-thioester dehydratase HTD2 (similar to Saccharomyces cerevisiae YHR067W | HTD2 | Hydroxyacyl-Thioester Dehydratase), giving the protein MKYLGNKWLITDFINSKNIIAFNNLVFSGNSHSVLSEIQTNNKYNPHFHYGDHLLYFNPVNIEQDADGYYSYLSPSKNFFSDKEDIIGYSGYKRRMWTQGKITFPQPLPSQLNFEMNKTYQCLEKIKYVKILANNAFINIEREIYPCLNDSSFKPSIQKLTDDEYNSLSTKNVNNMVVKETRMLMYTNELYNSNCNNYTNRICGTNEKLLTSPQSIRKYSEITNNPHRIHLDAQYCWLEEKLPDVIMHGPFSIQLILRNFIACHPNLNIKSIDYKNRNPIFANANISFEIKPVPNRSNIYQSNIINTLDSQILVESKIHVEKNPCV
- the IPK1 gene encoding inositol pentakisphosphate 2-kinase (similar to Saccharomyces cerevisiae YDR315C | IPK1 | Inositol Polyphosphate Kinase) → MGLQYFTQGNANVLFETDSQSLLRISKRFSRLSENNTYTATVNTQFIKSIINKNSTANLPFILYELVKIKPQYNPNSDYERITLYLANLGILIDSDEIIGFKIPNLFYIDKTITSINEYKTIEVDHYTKIHVSLRSILWECKPKWEYFQNKLSVNNTDYTTYFCRNCANNIIKNIKTQICYCNVVEFDNTHNMTTNNSNNNNTTEKITFLKKILLKYNLPSDYLSDITSYLILNDNNVIRLVYKEQTNLLAALPFFDPHLMTLRDVSCFIIWKRAYNGDKNIIESRIVDVDYKPYKKSWETQYSKIIEYCSKKIIHKDSFQHEF
- the DYS1 gene encoding deoxyhypusine synthase (similar to Saccharomyces cerevisiae YHR068W | DYS1 | DeoxyhYpusine Synthase), whose amino-acid sequence is MSSELNDKLPDILKDAVLADSVQVPEDAVIVKGIDYSNSNATNMRATDLVKSMKTMGFQASALGEACEIIDHMRRWRGKHIDDLEEHDRKGSFDEKGYQKTTIFMGYTSNLISSGLRETLCYLAKNKMIDAFVTTAGGVEEDLIKCLAPTYMGDFTLKGKDLREKGLNRIGNMLVPNDNYCKFENWIVPILDKMLEEQEEYVEKNGKDCLDANQDPDSPIWTPSKMIRRFGKEINDESSVLYWCYKNDIPIFCPAITDGSIGDMLFFHTFKASPKQLRVDLVSDIRKVNTMSMEATKAGMLILGGGVVKHHIANACLMRNGADWAVYINTAQEFDGSDAGARPDEAISWGKIKAEAETVKLYCEATAVFPLIVAATFASGN